A segment of the Flavobacterium azooxidireducens genome:
CTATTGCAATTCCACAATCGGTTAATAATTTTAATAATCCGGATGATAAATTACTTTCATTTTTTGGTAGAGTAAATTATGACATCAAAAACAGATATTTATTAACTGCTACTTTTCGTGCCGATGGTTCTAGTATATTTTTGAACGATAACGTTTGGGGTTATTTCCCATCTGCTGCTGCTGCTTGGAAAATTTCAGAAGAAAACTTTTTAAAAGATGTTTCTTGGTTAGACTTACTTAAAATTAGAGCGAGTTATGGTGAATCGGGAAATAATAACATACCAACTGGTCAAACTATTCAAAACTATCTAAATTCAAATATTGGTGCAACCTGGATTAATGATATAGATAATTTTTGGGCAGCCTCAAAAATTTTAGCTAATCCAGATTTAAAATGGGAAACAACGATTACTCAAAATCTAGGATTAGATTATGAAATCTTTAAAGGAAGAGTTAGTGGATCTTTTGAGTATTACAACAATATTACCAAAGATTTATTAAATAGATTTAATGTAGCCGGAACTGGATATGATTTTCAATATAGAAATTTAGGTGAAGTTGAAAATAAAGGATTTGAAGCCAATTTGAATGTCGCAGCTGTAAGAAAAGAAAATTATGGTTTAAATGTTTCATTTAACATCGGATTTAACAAAAATAAAATCAATTCATTGGGTATGGAAAATTATCAAGTGGATACGCAATGGAATTCAGGTGTTGGTAATGATTTCGCAGTTTGGGTTGGTCAACCTATTGGAGCAATTTATGGATATCAAAACGATGGTCGTTATGAAGTCTCAGATTTTAACTATGAAAATGGAGTATATACACTTAAAGAAGGAGTAGCAAATGCCTCATCAATTTTAGGCAGTCCAGTTAGACCAGGTATGTTGAAGTTAAAAGACACTAACGGAGATGATGTCATAAATGCAGATGATCGAAGTATTATTGGAGATGTTAATCCAAAACATACAGGAGGTATCACATTAAATGCTAATATTCACAATTTTGACATCTCTGCCGCTTTTAACTGGAGTTATGGAAATGATGTATATAATGCAACAAAAATTGAGCATACATCAGCTACAACAAATAATCCAAATGGACAATATAGAAATTTAACATCTGAAATGGCAGATGGAGTTAGATGGACAAACTTAAACCCAACAACAGGAGAGTTAGTAACAGATCCAACAGAATTGGCTGCATTAAATCAAAATACTTCAATGTGGTCGCCATACATGGGTAACTTTCTAGTAACAGATTGGGCTGTAGAAGATGGTTCTTTCTTACGATTAAACACATTAACCTTAGGTTATACTTTACCACAAACTTTGGTTGAAAAAATCGGTATTTCAAGATTGAGATTATACGGAACAGCAACAAATGTTTTCGTTTTAACCAATTATTCTGGCTTAGATCCAGAGGTATCTACTCGAAGACAAACTCCATTGACACCTGGTGTTGATTATTCTCCTTATCCGCGTAGCAGACAGTTTGTTTTTGGTCTAAATGTGAATTTTTAATTAAAAAAATATAAGTCATGAAAAATAAATTATTACTAATAGGAATATTTAGCTTATCTATACTATTCTTTTCGTGTGAAGAGGATATGCTTGAAGCTCAAACTCAATCTACTTTAGATGAGTCTGTCATCTTTTCTACCCCCGCTTTAGCAAAAGGAGCTGTAGATGGAATTAAAATACCATTTGGAGAAACAAATTCTTACAGAGGTCGGTTCTTACCTTGGTATGGTTTTAATAACGATACAGAATGGTATAATTCATCCGAAACCACTTCAAATGATAACCCCGATTTATGTGTTTATGATGCTAAGCCAAATAACGGTCAAATGAACACAATTAATAATGCTTGGGCAATGATGTATTCCGGTATCGAACGAGCCAATTTGTGTATTCGCGGATTACGTAGATATGGAAATCCAACTGAAAATGCAGAGTTAGGCTATTTATTAGGTGAAGCATTAACATTAAGAGCTGTTTTTTATGCCGATTTATTAAAAGCTTGGGGCGATGTTCCTGCACGTTTTGAACCAATTGTTTCTGAAACATTATATATACCTAAATCAAATAGAGATATTATTTATAAACAATTAATTGAAGATTTAGCAGAAGCAGCAACTTTGGTGCCTTGGCCTAATGAAACCGCAGCAACTACTAGTGTAGAAAGAGTAAACAAAGCATTTGTAAAAGGACTTAGAGCTCGTTTAGCATTAGCCGCTAGTGGATTTCAACAATACCCTGATGGTGTTAGAAGAAGTAACGATCCAGATCTTTCTGTAGCAAATATGTATGCTCTGGCTTTTAACGAATGTAAATCGGTAATTGAAAGTGGAACTTCAACTTTAGACCCTTCTTTTGAAGGTTTATGGAGAAAATATAATGAAGAAGTTCTTACTGCCGGTAGAGAATCTTTGTGGGAAATTCCTTTTGCTGGAGGTAGAGGAAGAATGTTATTTACATTTGCTGTAAGACATACAAACAATAATCAGCATCATGAAAATGGAAACAATAGAGGAGGACAATCTGGACCATTACCTTATGTATTTTATGATTATGATGAATTAGATACTAGAAGA
Coding sequences within it:
- a CDS encoding RagB/SusD family nutrient uptake outer membrane protein codes for the protein MKNKLLLIGIFSLSILFFSCEEDMLEAQTQSTLDESVIFSTPALAKGAVDGIKIPFGETNSYRGRFLPWYGFNNDTEWYNSSETTSNDNPDLCVYDAKPNNGQMNTINNAWAMMYSGIERANLCIRGLRRYGNPTENAELGYLLGEALTLRAVFYADLLKAWGDVPARFEPIVSETLYIPKSNRDIIYKQLIEDLAEAATLVPWPNETAATTSVERVNKAFVKGLRARLALAASGFQQYPDGVRRSNDPDLSVANMYALAFNECKSVIESGTSTLDPSFEGLWRKYNEEVLTAGRESLWEIPFAGGRGRMLFTFAVRHTNNNQHHENGNNRGGQSGPLPYVFYDYDELDTRRNVTCVPYKYGPTVNGFARQQLNPFNTWYFGKYRYEWMLRFVRSDNDDGVNKMYMRYAEVILMAAETANELEGPAAAAVYLKMLRERAFNPADHAIKVDAYVNALTSKQAMFNAIVEEHKFEFTGEMERKQALIRWNLLKTNIDLAKEKLFRLRAREGEYADVPTTLYTQYAADNETLIIYGLNRGEINDPGTGWTATPWTTLTDSKINAIYRNNPDTKQFWPIWQVFLDNSNSTLVNDYGY